From a single Gracilimonas sp. genomic region:
- a CDS encoding sugar phosphate nucleotidyltransferase, with amino-acid sequence MKLIIPMAGRGTRVRPHSHTVPKPLLPVAGTMIIERIIETFNRTLDRDITEIVFILGPDFGEDIKQPLREMSARHKAKPIFEVQAEALGTAHAVACASDHLDGEVIIAFADTIFDSEEPFELGDADSVIWLKKVEDPSRFGVAVYEGDTITGFVEKPKEFISDLAIIGVYYFKSGKALKEKIDKVIGDDMRGPGGEYFLTAALDMMIKEGKVFKTATVDEWLDCGTLPAWLETTGIITEKEFDGVDESKYPGSTIIPPVFIGEGVEIENSTVGPRVSIEANTVIKNSKVENTIIRDHATLEDVETEGSTIGAHTHLKNVKGKVDVGDHSALDME; translated from the coding sequence ATGAAATTAATTATCCCAATGGCCGGACGTGGAACTCGTGTTCGTCCTCATTCTCATACTGTGCCCAAGCCCCTTCTGCCTGTTGCGGGAACCATGATTATAGAACGCATTATAGAGACGTTTAATCGTACCCTGGATCGTGATATCACCGAGATTGTGTTTATTCTGGGGCCTGATTTTGGGGAAGATATTAAGCAGCCGCTCCGCGAAATGAGTGCCCGCCACAAAGCGAAGCCCATTTTTGAAGTACAGGCCGAGGCTTTAGGAACCGCCCATGCCGTTGCCTGTGCAAGCGATCACCTGGATGGTGAGGTTATCATCGCCTTTGCAGATACGATTTTTGACAGCGAAGAACCCTTTGAGTTGGGTGATGCCGACAGTGTGATCTGGCTTAAGAAAGTTGAAGATCCATCCCGTTTCGGTGTAGCCGTGTATGAAGGGGATACCATCACCGGTTTTGTGGAGAAGCCGAAAGAGTTTATCTCAGATTTAGCCATTATCGGGGTGTATTATTTTAAGAGCGGTAAAGCCCTGAAAGAGAAAATCGATAAGGTTATCGGCGATGATATGCGCGGCCCGGGCGGTGAGTATTTCCTGACCGCTGCCCTTGATATGATGATTAAAGAAGGCAAAGTATTTAAAACAGCCACGGTTGATGAATGGCTGGATTGCGGAACACTGCCGGCCTGGCTGGAAACTACAGGCATCATCACCGAAAAAGAATTTGACGGTGTTGATGAAAGCAAGTATCCCGGATCAACCATTATTCCGCCGGTATTTATTGGGGAAGGTGTGGAAATTGAGAACAGTACCGTGGGTCCCAGGGTAAGCATTGAAGCCAACACGGTGATTAAGAACTCAAAAGTTGAGAACACCATTATCCGAGATCATGCCACACTGGAAGATGTAGAAACGGAAGGCTCAACGATAGGCGCCCATACGCATCTCAAGAATGTAAAGGGCAAAGTGGATGTGGGCGACCATAGCGCGCTGGATATGGAATAG
- the murF gene encoding UDP-N-acetylmuramoyl-tripeptide--D-alanyl-D-alanine ligase gives MNWYYTLLDAGAVLFCLIFLRYTWYRMRFFLHTYQQVGYKNNEFWQWLKSHWDEKVIPANIAVLNVIIFIFIWFDGWFLDTFTHSSLAVFFFVVSYFWFGSVSNYKPEKVKKPLVFTPRVIRLMIPYVLFCSFFPVLFTYLGFTGMLPFLDIQLPNYFSGLQRFDLTILVFGWAFGAMIVPFFIFMAGLLTKPIELFIQNGFKKQARRKLASMPDLKVIAITGSYGKTSTKFMIRDLLKERFNVCSTPGSYNTPMGICKVINNDLQSHHQILILEMGARYEGNIQELCDIAKPDISVVTNVGVAHLETFGSQDVIASEKGTLVDNLIEGDTAILNADDPRVSKMGAGRAEITRILAGLNSGKIRGSNISYDTSGMEFDVEIDGETERFQTQLLGAHNAQNLLLAVGVAHHFGLRLKTMALAAAKIEPVEHRLELKKQGDLYVIDDAFNSNPVGAKNAVEILSQFNSGQRIIITPGMVELGEIEEEENRKFGETIGKANLDLVVLVGEERAKPILEGIKNFDSNAMNVRVVNTLFEANELVQKHARSGDIILYENDLPDVYNE, from the coding sequence TTGAACTGGTACTATACACTTCTTGATGCCGGCGCTGTTCTGTTTTGCCTCATTTTTTTGCGATATACCTGGTATCGGATGCGCTTTTTCCTGCACACTTATCAACAGGTGGGATATAAAAACAACGAGTTCTGGCAGTGGCTGAAAAGTCATTGGGACGAAAAAGTGATCCCGGCAAACATCGCCGTTCTCAATGTAATCATCTTTATTTTTATCTGGTTTGATGGATGGTTTCTCGACACGTTCACCCACTCTTCGCTAGCTGTTTTCTTTTTTGTGGTCAGCTATTTTTGGTTTGGGTCGGTTTCTAACTACAAGCCCGAAAAGGTGAAGAAGCCCCTGGTGTTTACCCCAAGAGTTATCCGGCTGATGATTCCATACGTGCTTTTTTGCAGTTTTTTCCCGGTGCTTTTCACCTACCTGGGTTTTACAGGAATGCTTCCTTTTCTGGACATTCAGCTGCCCAATTATTTTTCCGGTCTTCAGCGTTTTGACCTGACCATCCTCGTATTCGGCTGGGCTTTTGGCGCTATGATCGTTCCCTTTTTTATTTTCATGGCCGGACTGCTTACCAAACCCATCGAGCTTTTTATTCAAAACGGCTTCAAAAAACAGGCCCGCCGTAAACTGGCTTCCATGCCCGATCTAAAAGTGATTGCCATCACCGGGAGCTATGGAAAAACCAGCACCAAGTTCATGATTCGGGATTTACTGAAAGAGCGCTTCAACGTCTGCTCAACACCCGGCAGCTACAACACCCCGATGGGAATTTGCAAAGTCATTAATAACGACCTTCAATCGCATCACCAGATACTTATACTTGAAATGGGGGCGCGGTACGAAGGGAATATTCAGGAGCTGTGTGATATTGCCAAGCCTGATATTTCTGTAGTCACCAATGTCGGTGTTGCCCACTTAGAAACTTTTGGCTCTCAGGATGTTATTGCCAGCGAAAAAGGAACACTGGTGGATAATCTGATTGAAGGCGATACCGCCATTCTGAACGCCGACGACCCTCGTGTTTCCAAAATGGGGGCCGGGCGGGCTGAAATCACTCGTATTTTAGCCGGATTGAACAGCGGTAAAATTCGTGGCTCCAATATTTCGTACGACACCTCAGGAATGGAATTTGATGTTGAAATAGATGGAGAGACCGAGCGCTTTCAAACCCAACTGCTGGGTGCCCACAATGCTCAAAACTTATTATTGGCTGTAGGAGTGGCGCATCACTTTGGCCTGCGCCTGAAAACCATGGCCCTGGCAGCAGCAAAGATTGAACCCGTAGAACATCGCCTTGAGCTCAAAAAACAGGGCGACCTTTATGTGATTGATGATGCTTTTAATTCAAATCCGGTTGGGGCAAAAAATGCGGTGGAAATCCTGAGTCAGTTTAATTCCGGCCAGCGCATTATCATCACGCCGGGAATGGTGGAACTGGGTGAGATTGAAGAAGAGGAAAACAGGAAGTTCGGAGAAACCATTGGTAAGGCTAACCTGGATTTGGTTGTTTTGGTGGGGGAAGAAAGAGCCAAACCCATTCTGGAAGGTATCAAAAACTTTGACAGCAACGCCATGAATGTCCGCGTGGTAAACACCCTGTTTGAGGCGAACGAACTCGTCCAAAAACATGCCCGCTCCGGTGATATCATCCTCTACGAAAACGACCTCCCTGATGTGTATAATGAGTGA
- a CDS encoding FtsX-like permease family protein: protein MKNSGFIARRYLFSRKHISLISTLTFISITGITIGTALLIVVLSVFNGFFDVIKNFLLSYDPDVRIEASGAATFAQNQEMMEQIKALPEVRVLSPYVEGKALLALEGVQNEVVDVKGVERDLFFQLVDIEESITTGVFDISVRDRTPGIIVHEELKNRLRLNIGEDIALLSAAGMKNALTQITVPQTYRFDLRGAYFLQQVAGGPKVFVDIEAAKRLFRARNEITGIDIKLHSNEKAEGVKKELQAMLGDDFEISTWYDLQKPLYDVMYLEKWGSFVILILIVIVAVLNIIGSLTMIVIQKQRDIGILMSMGYSKAGIKSIFRKQGLYIGLIGCGIGGALGLLLSWLQMNYGLVKLSSAFIIDAYPVQVSPLDVIIILVASLLLCILASWYPAHRASQVQPADAVRYE from the coding sequence ATGAAGAATTCCGGATTTATTGCAAGGCGGTACCTGTTTTCCCGAAAACATATTTCGCTGATTTCCACCCTTACCTTTATCAGTATCACCGGCATTACCATTGGCACGGCTCTTTTAATTGTGGTTTTGTCGGTTTTCAATGGGTTTTTTGATGTGATCAAAAACTTCCTGCTCTCCTACGATCCGGATGTAAGAATAGAAGCTTCAGGGGCGGCTACCTTCGCACAAAATCAGGAGATGATGGAGCAAATAAAGGCACTTCCTGAGGTGCGGGTACTCTCTCCTTATGTTGAAGGAAAGGCGCTGCTGGCATTGGAGGGGGTTCAAAATGAAGTGGTGGATGTGAAAGGCGTGGAGCGGGACCTTTTCTTTCAGCTGGTGGATATAGAAGAAAGCATTACAACCGGTGTTTTTGATATTTCTGTTCGGGATCGCACCCCGGGCATTATCGTGCATGAAGAACTTAAAAACCGGCTGCGGCTGAATATCGGGGAAGATATTGCCCTGCTGAGTGCCGCCGGGATGAAGAATGCACTCACGCAAATCACGGTTCCGCAAACGTATCGTTTTGACCTTCGCGGGGCGTACTTTTTACAGCAAGTAGCGGGCGGACCAAAAGTGTTCGTAGATATTGAAGCAGCAAAGCGATTATTCCGCGCCCGTAACGAGATTACCGGCATCGATATTAAACTTCATAGCAATGAGAAAGCCGAGGGTGTTAAGAAAGAACTTCAGGCTATGCTGGGGGATGATTTTGAGATTTCAACCTGGTACGATCTTCAAAAACCGCTGTATGATGTAATGTACCTGGAGAAGTGGGGCTCCTTTGTAATCTTGATTCTTATTGTGATTGTGGCCGTGCTGAATATCATCGGCTCCCTTACCATGATTGTGATTCAAAAACAGCGGGATATCGGCATCCTTATGTCGATGGGATACAGCAAAGCAGGCATCAAATCAATTTTCAGAAAACAGGGATTATACATCGGACTAATTGGCTGTGGAATTGGTGGGGCGCTGGGCTTGCTGCTGAGCTGGCTGCAAATGAATTATGGATTGGTGAAGCTTTCCTCTGCATTTATCATTGATGCTTATCCCGTGCAGGTCAGTCCTTTGGACGTGATTATTATTTTAGTTGCCAGTTTGTTGCTGTGCATTTTGGCGAGCTGGTATCCGGCGCACCGGGCGTCGCAGGTTCAGCCCGCGGATGCGGTTAGGTATGAGTGA
- the glgB gene encoding 1,4-alpha-glucan branching protein GlgB yields the protein MGSTLTKEIIASISDGSHGDPFSVLGLHEADIDGKTKLVLRAFRPEAKTATVVIGKKKYELDRISDKGLFERVFARRKNKFNYELEIVPHKGKKFTITDAYQFDSLISDFDLQLWGEGNHHQAYEFMGAHQRTIEGVDGTHFVVTAPSADRVSVIGEFNSWDGRVHRMRKFHDQGIWEIFIPHVTEGEYYKYEIKTPVQDPPLKKSDPFAFYSELRPGTASIVTDIDSYNWGDEKWLKSRQEKQAPDQPISIYEMHIGSWKRKVGENPDFLSYRETADQLVPYLKDLGYTHVELLPVAEHPYDPSWGYQITGYYAPTSRFGTPEDFMYFVDQCHQNDIGVIIDWVPAHFAKDDHGLRRFDGTGLFEHDDPRKGEHKDWGTCIFNYGRTEVQNFLISNAIYWCEKFHIDGFRVDAVASMLYLDYSRDEGEWVPNQYGGRENIEAIDFLRSFNDSVHHHFPGVVTFAEESTSWGGVSRPTETGGLGFDFKWNMGWMNDTLSYIEKDPLFRKYHQDQLTFSLIYAFSEHFTLPFSHDEVVHMKQSMLAKMPGDDWQKFANLRLIYLYMYTHPGKNLLFMGCEFAQWAEWSESRSLDWHLLEWEKHQGVQLLIKDLNGINKKEKALHEVDFDWRGFEWIDISDADNSIISFVRRAKDPEDFVVVILNFTPTVHYGYKIGVPHAGEYEVLINSDSEFYGGSNAGDNKIHAEWGDWHNQKANISITIPPLAGVILKPKS from the coding sequence ATGGGTTCAACGCTTACAAAAGAAATTATTGCATCAATATCAGATGGGTCCCACGGCGATCCCTTCTCCGTACTCGGACTTCATGAGGCTGACATTGATGGCAAAACCAAATTGGTGTTGCGTGCCTTTCGTCCCGAAGCAAAAACGGCCACTGTTGTTATAGGTAAGAAGAAATATGAATTGGATCGTATTTCGGACAAGGGATTATTTGAGCGCGTTTTTGCCCGCAGAAAAAATAAGTTTAATTATGAGCTGGAGATTGTACCTCATAAAGGCAAAAAATTTACCATTACTGATGCTTATCAGTTCGATTCTTTAATAAGCGATTTTGACTTACAGCTTTGGGGTGAAGGAAATCACCACCAGGCGTATGAATTTATGGGGGCCCATCAGCGAACTATTGAAGGGGTGGATGGAACTCATTTTGTTGTGACAGCTCCCAGCGCCGATCGTGTTAGTGTAATAGGTGAGTTTAACAGCTGGGACGGACGGGTCCACCGAATGCGGAAATTTCATGACCAGGGAATCTGGGAGATTTTCATCCCTCATGTTACAGAAGGAGAATACTACAAATACGAAATTAAAACTCCCGTTCAGGACCCCCCGCTAAAAAAATCGGATCCTTTTGCATTCTATTCTGAACTACGCCCGGGAACAGCCTCTATTGTTACCGATATTGACAGCTACAACTGGGGCGATGAAAAGTGGCTCAAATCTCGGCAGGAAAAACAAGCGCCGGATCAGCCCATCTCTATATATGAGATGCATATTGGTTCCTGGAAACGTAAAGTAGGTGAGAACCCCGACTTTTTAAGCTACCGGGAAACGGCTGACCAGCTGGTTCCATATCTCAAAGATTTAGGATACACTCATGTTGAACTGCTTCCGGTGGCCGAACATCCTTACGATCCTTCCTGGGGATATCAGATTACCGGTTATTACGCGCCCACCAGTCGCTTTGGCACTCCTGAGGATTTCATGTATTTCGTGGACCAATGCCACCAGAATGACATTGGTGTGATTATAGACTGGGTTCCCGCTCACTTTGCCAAAGACGATCATGGTCTTCGCCGTTTTGACGGCACCGGCCTTTTTGAACATGATGATCCCCGCAAAGGCGAACACAAAGACTGGGGAACCTGCATTTTTAATTATGGGCGCACCGAGGTTCAAAACTTTTTGATTTCAAACGCTATTTACTGGTGCGAAAAATTTCACATTGATGGCTTTCGGGTTGATGCTGTTGCCTCCATGTTATACCTCGACTACTCCCGCGATGAAGGCGAATGGGTTCCCAATCAATACGGTGGGCGGGAAAATATTGAAGCCATAGATTTTCTGAGGAGCTTTAATGACTCCGTTCACCATCATTTTCCCGGCGTTGTTACCTTTGCTGAAGAATCCACTTCCTGGGGAGGCGTTTCGCGGCCAACGGAAACCGGCGGACTCGGCTTCGATTTTAAATGGAACATGGGGTGGATGAATGACACTCTTTCCTACATCGAGAAGGACCCTCTTTTCCGAAAATACCACCAGGATCAACTTACCTTTTCGTTGATCTATGCTTTTTCAGAGCACTTCACTCTTCCTTTTTCTCACGATGAAGTGGTGCATATGAAACAGTCTATGCTTGCCAAAATGCCCGGCGACGACTGGCAGAAGTTTGCAAATCTCCGGCTCATTTATTTGTATATGTACACACATCCTGGAAAAAACCTGCTATTTATGGGATGTGAATTTGCACAGTGGGCGGAATGGAGTGAGTCGCGCTCGCTTGACTGGCATCTGCTGGAATGGGAAAAGCATCAGGGCGTTCAGCTTTTGATTAAGGATTTAAACGGCATTAACAAAAAAGAGAAAGCACTCCATGAAGTCGACTTTGACTGGCGGGGCTTCGAATGGATTGACATCAGTGATGCCGACAACAGCATTATTTCGTTTGTTCGCCGCGCAAAAGATCCCGAAGATTTTGTGGTCGTGATTCTTAACTTTACCCCCACTGTTCATTATGGATATAAAATTGGGGTTCCCCATGCAGGAGAATACGAAGTGCTGATTAACAGCGACTCAGAATTTTACGGAGGCAGTAATGCCGGAGACAATAAAATACATGCTGAGTGGGGAGACTGGCATAACCAAAAAGCCAATATTTCAATCACCATACCACCCCTGGCCGGTGTAATTTTAAAACCAAAGAGTTAA
- the malQ gene encoding 4-alpha-glucanotransferase, translated as MRFPRSCGCLVHPTSFPGKYGMGDFGFEARTFIDFLERTHQTIWQVLPLTPTGYGNSPYASYSAFAGNVHLISPDVLHKKGLLTEEEIKGIQLPSGLSADYEASFKNKDKVYKLASDRFYKNLKKEEEEAFNAFKKQNKHWLDDYVLFMACSLHYDKQPWNTWDKDIAQRKPKALKAYREKFHEEIKLQYWLQYEFNNQWIDLKKYANDRGIRIVGDIPIFVDHNSADVWANPKYFEVDEQGNRQLVAGVPPDYFSKTGQLWGNPLYKWDELEVDGFSWWVDRFKHMFNACDAIRVDHFRGFDAYWEVKASAKTAEKGKWVPGPGEKLFDTILEKCGELPIIAEDLGFVTEGVEKLRDKYNFPGMKIIQFAFDSDSTNSFLPHNYSQNSVAYSGTHDNDTALGWYNTTNAEEQHRARTYTRSSGENIHWEFIRLGMLSVSDQAIFPLQDFMGLDSTHRMNIPGTSSGNWLWRYTPDMLNEVDEDQIRHLAELSNRRFNTNS; from the coding sequence ATGAGGTTTCCACGCTCTTGCGGTTGTTTAGTTCATCCAACATCATTTCCCGGAAAATATGGGATGGGTGATTTTGGATTTGAAGCCCGCACATTCATCGATTTTTTAGAACGCACACATCAAACCATCTGGCAGGTTCTTCCACTTACACCAACCGGTTACGGAAATTCCCCTTACGCCAGCTATTCCGCTTTTGCCGGCAATGTGCACCTGATCAGCCCCGATGTACTTCATAAAAAAGGGTTGCTTACAGAAGAAGAAATTAAAGGCATTCAATTGCCTTCGGGGCTTAGTGCAGATTATGAGGCTTCATTTAAAAACAAGGACAAGGTTTACAAGCTTGCTTCAGATCGGTTTTACAAGAACCTGAAGAAAGAAGAGGAAGAAGCCTTCAACGCATTTAAAAAGCAAAACAAGCACTGGCTGGATGACTATGTGCTCTTCATGGCCTGCTCTCTTCATTACGATAAACAGCCCTGGAACACATGGGATAAAGACATTGCCCAGCGAAAGCCAAAAGCACTGAAGGCTTACCGTGAGAAATTCCATGAGGAAATAAAGCTTCAATACTGGTTACAATATGAGTTTAACAACCAGTGGATTGATCTTAAGAAGTACGCTAATGACCGGGGAATTCGCATTGTGGGCGATATCCCCATTTTTGTGGATCACAACAGCGCCGATGTATGGGCCAACCCAAAATATTTTGAAGTGGATGAGCAGGGAAACCGGCAATTAGTAGCGGGGGTTCCGCCGGATTACTTCAGTAAAACCGGTCAACTTTGGGGCAACCCCCTATACAAATGGGACGAACTTGAAGTAGACGGTTTTTCTTGGTGGGTTGACCGCTTTAAGCACATGTTTAATGCCTGTGATGCCATCCGTGTAGATCACTTCCGTGGTTTTGATGCGTACTGGGAAGTGAAGGCCTCGGCAAAAACAGCTGAAAAAGGGAAGTGGGTGCCCGGTCCCGGAGAAAAACTGTTTGATACTATTTTAGAAAAATGCGGCGAGCTGCCCATTATTGCTGAAGACCTTGGCTTTGTGACCGAGGGAGTCGAAAAGCTACGCGACAAGTATAACTTTCCGGGGATGAAAATTATACAATTCGCCTTCGATTCAGACTCTACCAACAGCTTTCTTCCCCACAACTATTCACAGAACAGCGTGGCCTACTCTGGCACGCACGACAACGACACAGCCCTTGGATGGTACAACACCACCAACGCTGAAGAGCAGCACCGGGCACGAACATACACCCGCTCATCCGGCGAAAACATCCATTGGGAATTTATCCGGCTGGGCATGCTTTCGGTCTCAGATCAGGCTATATTCCCGCTGCAAGATTTTATGGGATTAGACAGTACTCACCGAATGAATATACCGGGCACTTCATCAGGCAATTGGCTTTGGAGGTACACCCCGGACATGTTAAATGAAGTTGACGAAGACCAAATTCGACATCTGGCAGAACTTAGTAACAGACGATTTAACACCAATTCGTAA
- a CDS encoding phosphosulfolactate synthase, with the protein MAFSLNHLPKRTEKPRNEGLTMGLDKGYSVRQAEDFVEACSNYIDVVKLGWGTSYVTQNLEEKIAVYHDAGIPVYFGGTLFEAYVLRDQLDGYVELMNKYGIKNVEVSNGTIWLSDERKQAIIKDLSTDFTVYSEVGSKNPNDIIPPYKWVRIIEKELAAGAEKVICEARESGTVGVFRPNGEVRSGLIEEITDQIPQEKLIFEAPQKEQQVWFIRKFGSNVNLGNIQPADVISVETLRLGLRGDTLLDFYSLDDDEDLNKVMKDNNAISNEE; encoded by the coding sequence ATGGCGTTTTCACTAAATCACTTACCAAAGCGAACTGAAAAACCAAGAAATGAAGGCCTTACCATGGGGCTGGATAAAGGATACAGCGTTCGTCAGGCAGAAGACTTTGTAGAAGCCTGCTCCAACTATATTGATGTTGTGAAGCTCGGCTGGGGTACTTCATATGTAACCCAAAACCTGGAAGAAAAGATTGCTGTTTATCATGATGCCGGCATCCCCGTTTATTTTGGCGGAACCCTGTTTGAGGCTTATGTACTGCGCGATCAGCTGGATGGATATGTAGAGCTGATGAATAAGTACGGCATTAAAAATGTAGAAGTATCCAACGGCACCATTTGGCTTTCTGATGAAAGAAAGCAGGCCATCATTAAAGATTTAAGTACAGATTTCACCGTTTATTCTGAAGTGGGCAGCAAAAACCCGAATGATATCATCCCTCCTTACAAGTGGGTGCGTATTATTGAAAAAGAATTAGCCGCCGGTGCCGAGAAAGTTATTTGTGAGGCACGCGAAAGCGGAACGGTTGGTGTTTTCCGGCCCAATGGTGAAGTTCGATCCGGCTTAATAGAAGAAATAACCGACCAGATTCCCCAAGAAAAGTTGATTTTCGAAGCTCCTCAAAAAGAGCAGCAGGTTTGGTTTATTCGAAAGTTTGGAAGTAATGTGAATTTAGGAAATATCCAGCCGGCTGATGTCATTTCTGTAGAAACACTCAGACTTGGCCTCCGCGGCGATACCCTATTAGACTTTTACTCATTGGATGACGATGAGGACCTCAACAAAGTCATGAAAGACAATAACGCAATCTCTAACGAAGAGTAA
- a CDS encoding glycogen/starch synthase: MKILYVAAEISPFARMTYTADLLRFLPASLQDKGFEIRILLPKYGSINDRRNRLHEVIRLSGIEVEVGENTESMKIKVASIPNAKLQVYFLDNDTYFKRKGLFKKPDTDEFYEDNDERLAFYNKGVLETVIKLGWEPDIIHCHDWPAGLIPLLVRTKYKDEKIFKNTQIVYNLHHPINEGDSDSARVLELLGLPADTDIDNLTEEGRVDLLKLGLKYSDHVVTGNYLKDEFDDMFDELGINPTKIQGSPEDVSDKFAEYYRSISDAE; the protein is encoded by the coding sequence ATGAAAATTCTTTACGTTGCAGCAGAAATTTCCCCCTTTGCACGCATGACCTATACCGCCGATTTGCTTCGGTTCTTGCCTGCATCACTTCAAGACAAAGGATTCGAAATTCGGATTCTGCTACCTAAATACGGTTCCATTAACGACCGGCGCAACAGGCTCCATGAGGTTATTCGCCTTTCCGGAATTGAGGTTGAGGTGGGTGAAAATACCGAGAGCATGAAAATAAAAGTAGCCAGCATTCCTAATGCGAAGCTGCAGGTTTATTTCTTAGATAACGACACGTATTTCAAGAGAAAAGGGCTATTCAAAAAGCCGGATACCGATGAGTTTTATGAGGATAACGATGAGCGCCTGGCTTTCTACAATAAAGGCGTGCTGGAAACAGTTATTAAGCTCGGCTGGGAACCGGACATCATCCACTGCCATGATTGGCCTGCTGGTTTGATTCCGCTTTTAGTGCGAACTAAATACAAGGACGAGAAAATCTTTAAAAACACTCAGATTGTATATAACCTGCATCACCCTATTAATGAGGGCGATTCAGACTCAGCAAGAGTGTTAGAACTTCTCGGGCTTCCGGCCGATACCGATATCGACAACCTGACGGAAGAAGGCAGAGTCGATCTTCTGAAACTTGGATTAAAATACAGCGATCATGTGGTTACAGGTAACTACCTCAAAGATGAGTTTGACGACATGTTTGATGAGCTGGGTATTAACCCTACAAAGATTCAGGGTTCCCCGGAAGACGTATCTGACAAGTTTGCCGAATACTATCGGTCTATTTCTGACGCCGAATAA
- a CDS encoding DUF4270 family protein has protein sequence MSRTNKGFFSLCISLLTLVIIFNGCEDPGSVGSEFVERPSLTFDTLSISQTEALSYNAYSGRLSFIPVGKYSDQLFGEVDVLSLVQPSINPSVDDSIEVDENFQLKMRIQLDSLPHYGDTLSQSNFNLYEITSNWRGRSIRIDDEIQYSNQVGSFTVGDEKNIIVDLSQDWVDRYKNFYFNESASSDSLYANQMKGLALVADQNNSRISIARTGSFNFIIVNGVQSDTTDTVTVPLMDWGFTMERTGAVNSPNTFPLHSTLEGLMKITMPNDVLKEESQSENIIRADLVFYEAEDEMSQSLPANHNRPPVDFLNLYIEPDVEPVYEYQFGATIGGSDSDVGDGVFKINVTNYVNSVLFGDQSEDKLVIGTRNTAAQLRSTLIYDFTAPENLRPKLIITSLADQQ, from the coding sequence ATGAGCAGAACAAATAAGGGCTTTTTTTCCTTATGTATTTCACTGTTAACCTTAGTTATAATTTTTAATGGATGTGAGGATCCCGGAAGCGTTGGCAGCGAATTTGTTGAGCGACCCAGTTTAACCTTCGATACCTTATCTATTTCACAAACTGAGGCCCTGAGTTACAACGCATATTCCGGAAGGCTTAGCTTTATTCCGGTCGGAAAGTACAGCGATCAACTTTTTGGAGAAGTTGACGTGCTCAGCCTGGTTCAACCATCTATAAACCCATCCGTGGATGATTCCATTGAGGTTGATGAAAACTTCCAGCTTAAAATGCGAATTCAGCTCGACAGCTTGCCCCATTACGGCGATACGCTTTCGCAGTCGAATTTCAACCTTTACGAAATCACTTCAAACTGGCGGGGTCGTTCCATTCGCATCGATGACGAAATTCAGTATTCCAACCAGGTAGGCTCTTTCACCGTTGGCGATGAGAAAAACATCATTGTGGATTTAAGTCAGGATTGGGTGGATCGCTACAAAAACTTCTATTTCAATGAAAGCGCCAGCTCCGACTCGCTCTACGCAAATCAAATGAAAGGACTGGCGTTGGTTGCCGATCAAAATAACTCCAGAATTTCAATTGCCCGAACGGGAAGTTTTAACTTCATCATTGTGAACGGCGTGCAATCTGACACCACCGATACTGTCACCGTTCCGCTTATGGACTGGGGATTTACCATGGAGCGCACCGGAGCTGTAAACTCTCCGAACACATTTCCGCTGCATTCTACCCTTGAGGGCTTGATGAAAATCACCATGCCTAATGATGTGTTGAAAGAAGAGAGTCAATCAGAGAATATAATCCGGGCCGACCTTGTTTTTTACGAGGCTGAAGACGAGATGAGCCAAAGCCTTCCGGCAAATCACAACCGACCTCCTGTCGACTTCCTGAACTTGTATATAGAGCCTGATGTTGAACCGGTTTATGAATATCAATTCGGCGCTACTATAGGAGGCTCCGATTCTGATGTCGGTGACGGTGTCTTTAAAATCAACGTTACCAATTATGTGAACAGCGTGCTTTTCGGTGATCAATCGGAAGATAAGTTGGTTATTGGTACTCGTAACACCGCCGCGCAGTTGAGATCAACACTGATCTACGACTTTACCGCACCGGAAAACCTTCGGCCAAAGTTAATTATCACCTCCTTAGCTGATCAACAATAA